A stretch of the Acyrthosiphon pisum isolate AL4f chromosome A2, pea_aphid_22Mar2018_4r6ur, whole genome shotgun sequence genome encodes the following:
- the LOC100575250 gene encoding protein lingerer-like — protein sequence MNSSKGVVNRNSKTSGVTRPNKNNEQKKSQHYFMSILSFEMEFEENSMGPGKKQNLRNRIPPPSKIPALSAVEMPPDDSSVNIKFLDVTFGGLDLSDDIPQLCDQSQEQNSLPPVVKYDDSISQKGDSVLTQTEYSTISDQASVQTQRSLQVNQPPQPSIKILQRPNAPLSADYLTKQNSAVANLYQNINTGQSTSMYNSSAYSNNYQGLSSHTSLYGTTASNVGGNSSISHNPQSSQSHYSDLNANYPQTEAQPQFSCYPYPNPYSYQESGISYPPIVSDLASMHTTSTNYNYIHQNIHQTGNTNLSKSTVLLNSATNSTKESLYYQSQPSNNSWISSASNPNENIISYTTSSIGLEQSTLLTSNTTTLTTDKSGVLSRMTPGVAPPVQYILNQQCIPGHYSQSYSAMYSEEHLQMVQPVLPYHNMTNFYSLDPMYPSVSSSLTGRETAGPGILNVASYSSVTDSRYAHIDNNASPDSYTLFQQTGTLAHQQILLNPTTAPSYTYNYGQMVVPAYPFQYGTMYLVVPAAYQTSHGTGATNAMSGYSNTAATPVDYNNVNEALGSSSVTGSSNDHGSSGKVGMSSQKTTQVQGMTNSSNLAAMYSRKSILKKPFDKQQQSFRYSPPFSVTNDHGVEGHHSADSYPPVFNSSIPPGNPHHHHISPLQHQQELSSETNNMSRNQSVNPRANKVKTKQNYS from the exons caTTATTTTATGTCTATACTGTCTTTTGAAA TGGAATTTGAAGAAAATTCAATGGGACCtgggaaaaaacaaaatttacgtAATCGCATACCACCTCCTTCTAAGATACCAGCATTAAGTGCTGTTGAAATGCCACCTGATGATTCTAGTGTCAATATCAAGTTCTTAGATGTAACATTTGGTGGCCTTGATCTTTCTGATGATATACCACAACTTTGTGATCAATCACAGGAACAAAATTCATTGCCACCTGTTGTTAAATATGATGACTCAATTTCTCAGAAAGGAGATTCTGTCCTTACACAAACAGAATATTCAACAATCTCTGATCAAGCTTCAGTTCAAACTCAAAGATCACTTCAAGTAAATCAACCACCTCAgccatcaattaaaatattgcagCGTCCTAATGCTCCTCTTTCTGCCGATTATTTAACTAAACAGAACTCTGCAGTTGCTAATctttaccaaaatattaatactggACAATCGACATCAATGTATAATTCTTCAGCTTATTCTAATAACTATcaa ggTTTATCCAGTCATACAAGTTTGTATGGTACAACTGCATCTAACGTTGGTGGAAATAGTTCAATTTCCCACAATCCTCAATCGTCTCAGTCTCATTATTCtgatttaaatgctaattacCCTCAAACAGAAGCACAACCTCAGTTTTCTTGTTATCCATACCCAAATCCTTACTCATATCAGGAATCTGGAATTTCCTATCCTCCTATCGTATCAGATTTAGCATCAATGCATACTACATCAACAAACTACAATTATATACACCAAAATATACATCAAACTGGGAATACAAACTTGTCTAAGTCAACAGTTTTGTTGAATTCAGCTACTAATTCCACTAAAGAAAGTCTG tacTACCAGTCCCAACCTTCAAATAACTCATGGATATCAAGTGCTAGCAAtccaaatgaaaatattataagttatacaacGTCAAGCATTGGACTCGAACAGAGTACTTTATTGACTTCAAATACGACTACACTAACaa cagATAAAAGTGGTGTATTGTCGAGAATGACTCCTGGTGTTGCCCCACCAGTTCAGTATATATTGAACCAACAGTGTATTCCCGGACACTATAGCCAATCTTACTCTGCAATGTATAGCGAGGAACATTTACAAATGGTGCAACCAGTGTTACCTTAtcataatatg ACTAACTTTTATTCGCTCGATCCAATGTATCCTAGTGTATCATCAAGTCTGACTGGAAGAGAAACTGCTGGACctggtattttaaatgttgcaaGTTATTCGTCAGTAACAGATTCAAGATATGCACATATAGACAATAATGCTTCACCAGATTCATATACTCTATTTCAGcag ACCGGAACTTTGGCTCATcagcaaatattattaaatccaaCTACTGCTCCcagttatacatataattatggGCAAATGGTAGTACCTGCTTATCCGTTCCAGTATGGTACAATGTATTTA GTGGTCCCAGCAGCATATCAAACAAGTCATGGAACAGGAGCAACAAACGCAATGTCTGGGTACAGTAATACTGCAGCTACACCCGTTGATTATAACAATGTTAATGAAGCTCTGGGATCGTCTTCAGTCACTGGTTCAAGCAATGACCATGGAAGTTCAGGCAAAGTGGGCATGTCCAGTCAAAAAACAACTCAAGTTCAGGGCATGACAAATTCGTCTAATCTCGCTGCTATGTATTCCAGGAAATCGATATTGAAAAAG cCTTTTGACAAACAACAACAGTCATTTCGATATTCACCACCGTTCTCTGTAACTAATGATCATGGAGTTGAAGGTCATCATAGTGCTGACAGTTATCCACCAGTATTCAATTCTTCTATACCTCCTGGCAACCCACATCATCATCATATCTCACCATTGCAGCATCag CAAGAACTTAGCAGTGAAACAAACAATATGAGTCGTAATCAATCCGTTAATCCTAGAGCCAACAAGGTGAAGACTAAACAAAACTACAGCTAA